One cyanobiont of Ornithocercus magnificus DNA segment encodes these proteins:
- a CDS encoding pyridoxine 5'-phosphate synthase, whose translation MATLGVNIDHIANIRQARRTIEPNPVTYALLAELGGADCITVHLREDRRHIQEHDVELLRRTVQSRLNLEIAATEEMIAIALRIRPDIVTLVPERRQEVTTEGGLDVKNQQRDLGNAVHKLQNAGIPVSLFVDPEVGQLVACKGCGASWVELHTGAYVSVSWDKQFFQLAKLEEATAHARTIGLRVNAGHGLTYQNVEPVAAIDGIEELNIGHTIVTRSIAVGLQQAVREMKQLVRYPQRHLLASQAL comes from the coding sequence ATGGCCACCTTGGGGGTCAACATTGACCACATTGCCAACATTCGACAAGCTCGCCGCACCATCGAGCCCAATCCTGTTACTTATGCTTTGCTTGCAGAGCTGGGTGGAGCCGATTGCATTACTGTTCATCTTCGCGAAGACCGACGCCATATCCAGGAGCATGACGTCGAGCTGCTACGGCGCACAGTCCAGAGTCGGTTGAACCTAGAGATAGCTGCAACTGAAGAAATGATTGCTATTGCCCTGCGTATTCGCCCAGACATAGTCACGCTAGTACCAGAACGAAGGCAAGAAGTAACTACAGAAGGTGGTTTAGACGTTAAAAATCAACAACGCGATTTGGGCAACGCCGTGCATAAATTACAAAATGCTGGGATCCCCGTCAGTCTGTTTGTAGATCCAGAAGTTGGCCAACTCGTGGCTTGCAAGGGCTGTGGGGCTAGTTGGGTTGAACTTCATACAGGCGCTTATGTCAGTGTAAGCTGGGACAAACAGTTTTTTCAGCTGGCAAAATTAGAGGAGGCTACTGCTCACGCCCGTACTATTGGTTTACGAGTAAATGCTGGCCACGGCTTAACCTATCAGAATGTTGAACCTGTTGCAGCCATCGATGGGATAGAAGAATTAAATATCGGTCATACGATTGTGACCCGATCTATTGCTGTTGGACTACAACAAGCAGTCAGGGAGATGAAGCAACTGGTTCGATACCCTCAACGCCATCTTCTCGCTTCTCAAGCTCTATGA
- a CDS encoding exonuclease V subunit gamma — MLTIYSSNRAEWLAQIMADQLSLDPPDPFERVEVIVNARSVGNWLSEQLAEKNGISANIYFLFPGTHLRQLVRIVLTGDGDEQEDPWRAPSLAWNVLEALPDLLQQNESEALKDWTLNHPCNQRTLNRGWWQLARMIADVFDDYALYRPDRLRSWLSDGEKRLRAPVSTKGESLPQSLCWQPVLARILGQRLELPPFGLQVSEAAEQLRCMPIKPVKLPKKLRLFGLSNMASSQVDLLQALSKVIDVQIFLLTPCSDLWKRCCIRQEQLGDDWRKLPLGANWLLEAPRLESLLGCMGAEFQQILQGSIDSQLDTCKKEDLFAAPATMARNQGREPTLLEQLQQQLTVGESNAPLWRCDSDSSLLFMACPGVLREIQIVRDQILQWLALDSSLEPKDILIMSPQISKFIPFLSSVMNDSATGVQLPWRLIDCNQHVLPGLCKALIDCLETAAGRLTATGLERLLTNPALQYGFGIDPEDLPALSHALQRSGFRWGLDAAERNGSEAHSLLWCLDRWLLGLVLPPESTFIPGGVAPFSEGVEPDRMVHWWQVLTSISQLIYQLRSCRPCREWVFLLNEVINKISKDNTNWSSERSSLLDALRIWQERSSTCALDLDAATVAEILTEELATNNRQFDYRSGTLTVSTLEAMRAIPHRIIILMGLDANVFPRQDKRPGFHIFEHEYRLGDPSPSNRDRYALLEALLSARQHLLITWNSRDERSGEERPAAVPIQQWLSYLVEQLGQAVSKDSKVSFRNLLTKPPANPLDLRNFMANDFELPRCTDHRQYNALRWIQANPIDRKYEGIARPLRWPSDDANEFCPSGISPVRNISAIEIQHWLMAPQRFWLKQLGINIREDDNPIEDLEDLELRDWQRQKLVQSRLEEWLQSPTQENDQMLRSSGLESWSQRLTSCSLSSLNRVDISRLEQSWRSLHSCLLSLGHCRVVGGFLQAGNSDIVVTAGAVSYREIIQGWTHHLQACMKGTLLRNTVVVARCKSDNNSDSYAPLYRWLPLRQEQAKMQWALLQRLTDIGHYSCWPVPPHSGWAMAKEQRNNQSAKRNRHAFISAWDGGFYSQGERQRIEMQVCFGSDCKATDLLDTEIFQRVFDVLYTPLLEMMAT, encoded by the coding sequence GTGCTGACTATCTATAGCAGCAACCGTGCTGAATGGCTTGCCCAAATTATGGCTGATCAACTCAGTCTTGATCCTCCTGACCCCTTTGAGCGAGTAGAAGTGATAGTTAATGCCCGGTCAGTTGGTAACTGGTTAAGTGAACAGCTCGCCGAAAAAAACGGTATTAGTGCCAATATATATTTTCTTTTTCCCGGCACTCATCTTCGTCAACTTGTTCGTATTGTGCTAACAGGTGATGGGGATGAACAGGAAGATCCATGGAGAGCTCCGTCTCTAGCATGGAATGTGCTGGAGGCTTTACCAGATCTGTTACAGCAGAACGAATCTGAGGCTCTGAAAGACTGGACACTAAATCATCCATGTAATCAGAGAACTCTCAATCGGGGGTGGTGGCAACTTGCCAGAATGATTGCTGATGTATTTGATGACTACGCACTTTACCGCCCGGATCGTTTGCGCTCATGGCTATCAGATGGAGAAAAGAGACTTCGAGCTCCGGTCTCCACGAAGGGAGAGAGTCTACCTCAGTCACTCTGCTGGCAGCCAGTATTAGCGCGCATACTTGGACAGCGATTGGAATTGCCACCATTTGGGCTACAAGTGAGTGAGGCTGCAGAGCAGCTTAGGTGCATGCCTATCAAACCAGTGAAGCTTCCCAAGAAACTGCGACTATTTGGGCTTAGTAATATGGCTTCCTCACAAGTAGACCTACTACAGGCACTCTCCAAAGTAATTGATGTTCAGATCTTTCTGCTAACACCTTGCTCAGATCTCTGGAAACGCTGTTGTATTCGTCAAGAGCAGCTTGGAGATGATTGGCGCAAATTACCGCTCGGAGCAAATTGGCTATTAGAGGCGCCGAGGCTTGAGTCTCTCCTCGGCTGTATGGGTGCAGAGTTCCAGCAGATACTTCAAGGAAGTATAGATAGCCAATTAGATACATGTAAGAAAGAAGATCTGTTTGCGGCGCCAGCAACTATGGCCCGGAACCAGGGACGTGAGCCGACACTACTAGAACAGTTACAGCAACAATTGACGGTTGGGGAAAGCAACGCACCACTTTGGCGTTGCGATAGCGATAGCTCTCTTCTATTCATGGCTTGTCCGGGTGTGTTGCGAGAGATACAGATAGTGCGTGATCAGATTCTGCAGTGGCTAGCTCTTGATTCAAGCCTCGAACCTAAAGATATTCTGATTATGAGTCCGCAAATTAGTAAGTTTATTCCTTTTCTTTCGTCTGTGATGAATGATAGTGCTACAGGTGTGCAACTCCCCTGGCGACTGATTGACTGTAATCAGCACGTATTACCTGGCCTATGCAAGGCCTTGATAGACTGCCTTGAGACAGCAGCGGGAAGACTAACAGCAACTGGTCTGGAGCGTTTGTTGACTAACCCAGCTTTGCAGTACGGGTTCGGCATTGATCCTGAAGATCTGCCAGCTCTTAGTCACGCTCTTCAGCGTAGTGGCTTTCGCTGGGGACTCGATGCTGCAGAACGCAATGGCTCTGAAGCGCACAGCCTTCTGTGGTGCCTAGATCGATGGCTGCTTGGCTTAGTGCTACCACCAGAGTCAACCTTTATTCCTGGTGGAGTAGCACCTTTCAGTGAAGGTGTGGAACCAGATCGCATGGTGCATTGGTGGCAAGTACTTACATCCATATCGCAGTTAATTTATCAGCTGCGCAGTTGCCGACCCTGCCGAGAGTGGGTCTTTCTACTAAACGAAGTTATCAACAAAATATCTAAGGACAATACAAACTGGTCCTCTGAGCGCTCCAGTTTGCTTGACGCACTAAGAATTTGGCAAGAACGCAGCAGTACTTGCGCTCTTGATCTTGATGCAGCTACCGTAGCTGAGATTCTTACGGAAGAGCTAGCCACTAATAACAGACAATTTGATTATCGAAGTGGAACCCTAACCGTAAGCACTCTTGAGGCCATGCGAGCAATCCCTCATCGCATTATTATATTAATGGGTCTAGATGCTAATGTATTTCCGCGGCAGGATAAGCGCCCCGGGTTTCACATCTTCGAGCATGAATATCGACTTGGTGACCCTTCGCCCAGCAATCGGGACCGTTACGCATTACTCGAAGCATTGTTATCAGCCCGGCAACATCTGCTGATTACCTGGAATAGCAGAGATGAACGGAGTGGCGAGGAGAGACCTGCTGCTGTCCCAATCCAGCAGTGGTTGAGCTACTTAGTAGAGCAGCTAGGGCAAGCAGTGTCCAAAGATTCTAAAGTGAGCTTTCGGAATTTACTAACTAAGCCGCCAGCTAACCCTTTAGACTTGCGCAACTTCATGGCCAACGACTTTGAGTTGCCAAGATGTACTGATCATCGCCAATATAATGCCCTGCGATGGATACAGGCAAACCCTATTGACAGAAAATATGAGGGAATCGCTAGGCCTCTGAGATGGCCCAGCGATGATGCTAATGAGTTTTGCCCAAGTGGGATATCACCAGTAAGGAATATCTCTGCCATTGAGATTCAACACTGGCTGATGGCTCCACAAAGATTTTGGCTGAAGCAGCTCGGTATAAACATTAGGGAAGATGACAATCCTATTGAAGATCTTGAAGATCTTGAGCTGAGGGACTGGCAACGCCAAAAATTGGTCCAAAGCCGTCTGGAGGAGTGGCTACAGAGTCCTACCCAAGAGAATGATCAGATGCTGAGATCTAGCGGACTAGAGAGCTGGAGTCAAAGACTAACCAGCTGTAGTTTGTCTTCGCTTAATAGGGTAGATATTAGTAGGCTTGAGCAATCTTGGCGCAGTCTACATTCCTGCTTGCTTTCATTAGGCCACTGTCGAGTAGTGGGCGGCTTTCTGCAAGCTGGCAATAGCGACATTGTAGTCACAGCTGGAGCAGTTAGCTACCGCGAAATTATACAAGGCTGGACACATCATTTACAGGCATGTATGAAAGGTACTCTATTACGTAATACTGTGGTAGTCGCACGATGCAAAAGCGATAATAACAGCGATAGTTATGCGCCTTTGTATCGTTGGCTTCCTCTAAGACAAGAGCAAGCTAAAATGCAGTGGGCATTATTACAGCGACTCACAGACATAGGTCACTACTCCTGCTGGCCAGTACCACCACATAGTGGTTGGGCAATGGCAAAAGAGCAGCGAAACAATCAGTCAGCTAAAAGAAACCGTCATGCCTTCATCTCTGCTTGGGATGGTGGTTTTTATAGTCAGGGAGAGCGGCAAAGAATAGAGATGCAGGTCTGCTTTGGGAGTGACTGCAAAGCGACAGATCTCCTAGACACAGAGATATTCCAGAGAGTTTTTGATGTACTGTACACCCCCTTACTAGAGATGATGGCGACATGA
- a CDS encoding DNA helicase UvrD: protein MNAPVLYSFEANDYPLNPGLRLLEASAGTGKTFALAHIVLRLLTERQLKLRQLLVVTFTDAAAAELRNRISDRLAAALAAFEAIEQLRTPTTPDSILAEWIERYSKNLEHRHRWTGYLLEALGGLDHADITTIHGFCHRTLCRQALSSGGSFKPILEENSQERISQIVHDYWQEQILQLPSEDIEGLLNAKLNISSLARILHQLDQRPNLQLPESPEPTDLEGELEPVFRSELRHRLRCFKELWHQDSQELEQKLRSYAASWRARGAKNISPFYVTQSRRKYFDEVDHWLASESDPGYGSVRRLETLGSFLHPGVFCRVARRCGEQSPSLPVSKLQKAVANLWDGPAELAWRHAVHHCWKQLQKQRYQDGVMTFAELLLKLDLVRQKTSWLSSLRNRYRVALIDEFQDTDPVQWRLMQTIFAESSEHLLLVVGDPKQAIYQFRGGDLSTYFAAREQVHRCDFLVKNFRASTPLVEGLNAFMAPGMRRSQLAIPEVTPQSDIRPIKCLESHPLELILLDTKNIEDGTSLPSCTTMSECIPELVARRAVQLLENNKHLTLQDLCVLVSTHRQAEEIQSALAHVDLPSRLTRQGDILASEAAAILQYFLNALAYPNEGSCLRLLAISPLLEWNLEELKQADENGRLSQLSEQMYRWRRLIPQIGLLGCLNGFLDGRVFANFSRRNHLLSDVQQCAQLVQLAMYEQGLSTTAAMSWLQRQRRYPKYPAHHSRQPRSDIAEYAISVVTIHHSKGLEYPIVFCPYLWQAPPAEHGPIWCQSKDANGNTHLTLALNTDWGKGYLARVDSEEQRCKESERLAYVALTRAKQMVILFWGHAVNQEKNPLVNWLFSGKDCGLLLKEQSSTHLQEILEKRNVPISLRKASSLPLQSHWRPPLLHGKPALGPVPERTLDYCWGHGSYSAWVDKDRDLNGGDAGLQDRGSGRNGWATSSLQCNLYPPDGEDCWNTQGPLGEFPRGASAGECLHRILEHLPFESPSRTPNALDLIHRELARAGLKAEWAIAVQKGLDLILTTPLLLPGNEFKQSLADLSEGQLLRELKFNLPVAHHGSPLRAADVAACFCQDPNHSFAAEYANQVASLSFISRGFLTGSIDLIICDRDESHNSRWWVLDWKSNWIGVRDSTGIVLACGPRHYSRPAMEAQMLQHHYPLQAHLYLVALHRYLSWRLANYQPGKNLGGYVCAFLRGMPGKINLSRKLITMPGVFAEPAPVKRILALDNLLQKGR, encoded by the coding sequence ATGAATGCGCCCGTGCTCTATTCCTTCGAAGCCAATGATTATCCACTAAACCCCGGCCTGCGTTTGCTGGAGGCTAGTGCGGGTACTGGCAAGACATTTGCATTAGCTCATATTGTACTGCGACTACTGACTGAGCGGCAGCTGAAACTACGCCAACTGTTAGTAGTGACTTTTACTGATGCAGCAGCAGCAGAGCTGAGAAACCGTATTAGCGACCGTCTTGCAGCTGCCCTGGCTGCTTTTGAAGCAATAGAGCAATTGCGCACTCCAACAACACCTGACAGCATCTTAGCTGAGTGGATTGAGCGCTACAGCAAAAATTTAGAGCACCGCCATCGCTGGACTGGTTATCTCCTTGAAGCACTTGGAGGTCTAGACCATGCCGACATCACTACGATTCATGGCTTTTGCCATCGGACTCTTTGTCGGCAAGCCCTAAGCAGTGGGGGGAGCTTCAAGCCTATTCTAGAAGAAAATAGTCAGGAGCGCATCAGCCAAATCGTGCATGATTATTGGCAAGAACAAATTCTGCAGTTACCAAGTGAGGATATTGAGGGTCTACTCAATGCCAAGTTGAATATCTCATCTTTAGCCCGTATTTTACATCAGTTAGATCAGAGACCAAATCTGCAACTTCCAGAATCTCCTGAGCCAACTGACCTAGAGGGGGAGCTCGAACCAGTATTCAGATCAGAGCTACGACACCGACTTCGCTGCTTTAAAGAGCTCTGGCATCAAGATAGTCAAGAGCTAGAACAAAAGCTACGTTCCTATGCTGCTAGTTGGAGAGCACGTGGTGCAAAGAATATCTCACCCTTCTATGTCACTCAATCACGCAGGAAATACTTTGATGAGGTTGATCACTGGCTAGCAAGTGAATCTGATCCAGGCTATGGATCAGTGCGGCGTCTAGAGACTTTGGGAAGTTTTCTTCACCCAGGAGTTTTTTGCCGAGTGGCGCGCCGATGTGGAGAACAATCTCCCTCACTACCTGTATCAAAGCTGCAGAAAGCTGTCGCTAACCTTTGGGATGGCCCTGCTGAGTTGGCCTGGCGTCATGCAGTCCATCACTGCTGGAAGCAACTTCAGAAGCAAAGATACCAGGATGGCGTGATGACTTTTGCTGAGCTACTCTTAAAGTTAGATCTAGTGCGTCAAAAAACCTCCTGGCTCTCATCACTGCGAAATCGTTATCGTGTTGCTCTAATCGATGAATTTCAGGACACAGACCCAGTGCAGTGGAGGTTGATGCAAACTATCTTCGCCGAAAGTTCCGAGCATCTCCTGTTGGTGGTTGGAGACCCAAAGCAGGCAATCTATCAATTCCGTGGCGGTGACTTAAGTACTTACTTCGCTGCCCGGGAACAAGTCCACCGCTGCGATTTTTTAGTCAAAAATTTTCGGGCTAGCACTCCACTAGTGGAGGGACTCAATGCTTTTATGGCACCAGGTATGCGACGCTCACAGTTGGCTATACCAGAAGTAACACCACAAAGTGACATACGCCCAATCAAATGTCTAGAATCCCATCCGCTCGAGCTGATCCTACTTGACACAAAAAACATAGAAGACGGAACTTCTTTACCATCCTGCACTACAATGTCAGAGTGCATTCCTGAATTAGTTGCTAGAAGAGCAGTTCAACTTTTAGAAAATAATAAGCACCTTACCCTTCAAGACCTCTGCGTGCTTGTTAGTACTCATCGTCAGGCGGAGGAGATACAAAGTGCTCTAGCGCATGTAGATTTACCGAGTCGATTAACAAGGCAGGGAGATATTCTGGCTAGTGAAGCTGCAGCAATACTTCAGTATTTCCTTAATGCACTGGCATATCCTAATGAAGGCTCATGTCTACGACTCTTAGCTATATCGCCATTATTGGAATGGAACCTAGAGGAGCTTAAACAAGCAGATGAGAATGGAAGACTCAGCCAATTGTCAGAGCAAATGTACCGCTGGAGAAGATTGATTCCCCAGATAGGACTTTTAGGTTGTCTAAATGGGTTTCTCGATGGTCGAGTATTTGCAAATTTCTCTAGGCGTAACCACTTGCTCAGTGATGTGCAGCAATGTGCACAGCTAGTGCAGCTTGCTATGTATGAGCAAGGGCTATCTACCACAGCAGCAATGAGTTGGCTGCAACGCCAGCGTCGCTATCCTAAGTATCCTGCTCATCACAGTCGCCAGCCACGCAGTGATATTGCAGAGTATGCAATATCAGTCGTAACAATCCATCACAGTAAAGGTCTAGAGTATCCCATAGTGTTCTGTCCTTATCTTTGGCAAGCGCCACCTGCAGAGCATGGCCCTATTTGGTGCCAAAGCAAGGATGCCAATGGAAATACACATTTGACACTAGCGCTAAATACTGATTGGGGCAAAGGCTATCTGGCTAGAGTAGATTCTGAGGAACAGAGGTGCAAGGAAAGCGAGCGCCTGGCTTATGTTGCACTAACGCGTGCAAAGCAGATGGTAATCCTATTTTGGGGCCACGCGGTAAATCAGGAAAAAAATCCTCTAGTCAATTGGTTATTCAGTGGTAAGGACTGTGGGCTGTTGCTTAAGGAGCAAAGCTCAACCCATTTGCAAGAAATACTCGAGAAGCGAAATGTCCCTATCAGTCTCCGGAAAGCATCAAGCTTACCCTTACAGTCGCACTGGCGCCCACCATTATTGCACGGCAAGCCGGCTCTAGGCCCAGTCCCTGAACGGACCCTTGACTATTGCTGGGGGCATGGTAGCTACTCTGCTTGGGTTGACAAAGACAGAGACTTGAATGGTGGCGATGCTGGCCTGCAAGATAGAGGTAGTGGCAGGAATGGTTGGGCTACATCATCTCTCCAGTGCAATTTATATCCACCGGATGGTGAGGATTGCTGGAATACACAAGGCCCACTAGGAGAATTTCCCCGTGGTGCATCAGCTGGTGAATGTCTTCATCGAATCCTTGAGCATCTGCCCTTTGAATCACCATCGAGAACGCCCAATGCTCTAGATTTGATTCATCGCGAATTGGCAAGAGCTGGTTTGAAAGCTGAATGGGCAATAGCTGTACAAAAGGGTCTAGATCTCATACTGACAACACCTTTACTGCTACCTGGCAATGAGTTCAAACAGTCACTAGCTGACCTGTCTGAAGGGCAATTACTGCGCGAGTTGAAGTTTAATTTGCCAGTTGCTCATCATGGCTCTCCACTCAGAGCTGCTGACGTGGCTGCTTGCTTTTGCCAAGATCCCAACCATAGCTTTGCTGCAGAGTACGCTAATCAAGTTGCTTCTCTGTCCTTCATCAGTCGAGGATTTTTAACTGGATCAATTGACCTAATCATTTGTGATAGAGATGAAAGTCACAATAGTCGCTGGTGGGTGCTCGATTGGAAGAGCAACTGGATTGGTGTGCGAGACAGTACAGGAATTGTCCTTGCTTGTGGACCTAGGCACTATAGCAGGCCGGCAATGGAAGCTCAAATGCTGCAGCATCACTATCCGCTGCAAGCTCACCTCTACCTTGTTGCGCTGCACCGCTACTTGAGCTGGCGTCTTGCTAATTACCAGCCTGGAAAGAATCTTGGAGGATATGTCTGTGCTTTCCTCCGCGGTATGCCTGGAAAGATAAACTTAAGCCGGAAGCTGATAACTATGCCCGGTGTATTTGCAGAGCCAGCTCCAGTAAAACGAATCCTTGCTTTGGACAACTTGCTCCAGAAAGGACGATAA
- a CDS encoding AAA family ATPase yields MARDIAGWPQELASALHQVLCRKLPPSQGTEQELEPIVRKLLEATANGQLSITVDSSDIEQIIYASGWLDPLTGPLVFSDGQLFWKRWHDELKTVLDNLLQRMADRPLLPEPVTIIQDQNLSSNQQAAINAIGRERLILLSGGPGTGKTSTVRGMLQRAWSLDPDLQIGLAAPTGKAARRLQQVIGNMPGTISCGTLHRWLQAHAKGFRRNARYPLNLDLLIVDEMSMVDLTLMRALLNALPNWTYLVLVGDPNQLDPVGLGAVWRYLQQPKVRKQFEKSSFHLQHIYRNQGNLTRLSATLRDRGEKVFWNDLEIATKWQGSSNISWRQETTTSIPEVLQNRLQLYRKTLEAAARSLDMAKVYDSPSFAQDLFEQLESLMVLCPRRHGRWSVESIHRELMLMPKQQSFWPTGTPVICMENQIDLDLANGDLGVVIGDGAKQRILFGDAGKNNSPWTRLVHLTRLHKVELAYAMTIHKAQGSEADNVVLLWPEVITSGDNPDRRRLLYTAITRARHHLQIITPPQAKAEGGSP; encoded by the coding sequence ATGGCTCGTGATATTGCAGGCTGGCCACAAGAGCTTGCCAGTGCTCTACATCAAGTCTTGTGCAGAAAGTTACCGCCTAGCCAAGGTACTGAACAAGAGTTAGAGCCAATTGTTCGGAAGCTTCTAGAGGCCACAGCTAATGGCCAGCTTAGTATTACTGTAGACAGCTCAGATATTGAGCAGATCATCTATGCTAGTGGCTGGCTCGATCCATTAACAGGACCTTTGGTTTTCTCTGATGGACAACTTTTCTGGAAGCGATGGCATGATGAACTAAAAACAGTATTGGATAATTTGCTGCAGAGAATGGCAGATCGTCCGTTATTGCCCGAGCCTGTCACAATAATCCAGGATCAAAACCTAAGTAGCAACCAGCAAGCAGCAATTAATGCAATAGGGCGAGAGCGCCTCATTTTGCTGAGTGGTGGTCCAGGAACTGGTAAGACCAGTACCGTCCGAGGCATGCTTCAACGCGCATGGTCACTTGATCCTGATCTCCAAATTGGCCTAGCCGCCCCAACAGGCAAAGCAGCCCGTCGCTTGCAACAGGTTATCGGGAATATGCCCGGAACAATTAGTTGTGGCACCCTTCACCGTTGGTTGCAGGCCCATGCCAAAGGCTTCAGACGTAACGCACGCTATCCACTCAATCTTGACCTGCTGATAGTTGATGAGATGTCAATGGTCGATCTTACATTAATGCGTGCTTTGCTCAATGCTCTTCCTAACTGGACTTACCTGGTTTTGGTAGGCGACCCAAATCAGCTAGATCCTGTTGGCCTAGGAGCTGTATGGCGCTACTTGCAGCAGCCAAAGGTGAGGAAGCAGTTTGAAAAGTCCTCATTTCATCTGCAACATATTTACCGAAACCAAGGGAACTTAACTCGGCTTAGTGCAACACTGAGAGATAGAGGAGAGAAGGTTTTTTGGAATGATCTTGAGATAGCTACAAAGTGGCAAGGCAGTAGTAATATATCTTGGCGTCAAGAGACAACAACTTCGATACCAGAAGTTCTGCAGAACCGCTTGCAACTTTACCGCAAGACCCTTGAGGCAGCTGCACGTAGCTTAGATATGGCTAAAGTTTATGACTCACCATCTTTTGCCCAGGATTTATTTGAGCAACTTGAGTCATTGATGGTTCTCTGCCCACGACGTCATGGCCGCTGGAGCGTGGAGAGCATACATCGTGAACTTATGCTTATGCCTAAGCAGCAGTCCTTCTGGCCAACCGGGACACCAGTTATCTGCATGGAAAACCAGATCGACCTCGATTTGGCAAATGGTGATTTAGGTGTGGTAATTGGTGATGGGGCAAAGCAAAGAATATTGTTTGGTGACGCTGGGAAAAATAACAGTCCATGGACGCGGCTAGTTCATCTAACAAGACTGCACAAAGTTGAACTAGCTTATGCAATGACAATCCATAAAGCGCAGGGTAGCGAGGCAGACAACGTAGTACTGCTCTGGCCAGAGGTAATTACCAGCGGTGATAACCCAGATCGGAGACGTTTACTATACACAGCTATAACTAGAGCTAGACATCACTTGCAAATCATTACTCCACCACAAGCCAAAGCTGAGGGAGGTTCACCCTAG